A genomic region of Oncorhynchus mykiss isolate Arlee chromosome 2, USDA_OmykA_1.1, whole genome shotgun sequence contains the following coding sequences:
- the LOC110537365 gene encoding inhibitor of growth protein 4, which produces MAAGMYLEHYLDSIENLPFELQRNFNLMRDLDQRTEDLKGQIDSLAKDYTSNARTLSSEQKLTILRQIQQSYSKSKEFGDDKVQLAMQTYEMVDKHIRRLDTDLARFEADLKEKQIESTDYDSTSSKGKKSESRGLKEKKVAKTRSKVKSSDEDGSPKSAQKKVKLLQPGEFTAPAANFGNVHPSDVLDMPVDPNEPTYCLCHQVSYGEMIGCDNTDCSIEWFHFACVGLTTKPRGKWYCPRCSQDRKRK; this is translated from the exons ATGGCGGCGGGAATGTATTTGGAACACTATTTGGACA GCATAGAGAACCTGCCTTTTGAACTGCAGAGGAACTTCAATTTGATGAGGGACTTGGATCAACGTACGGAGG ATCTAAAGGGGCAGATAGACTCCCTGGCAAAGGATTACACATCCAACGCCAGGACCCTCTCGTCTGAACAGAAGCTTACTATTCTGAGGCAGATCCAGCAGTCGTACAGCAAAAGCAAGGAGTTTGGGGATGACAAAGTGCAACTGGCCATGCAGACTTATGAGATG GTGGACAAGCACATCCGGAGACTGGACACAGACCTGGCCCGCTTTGAGGCCGACCTGAAGGAGAAGCAGATAGAGAGCACAGACTATGATTCCACCTCCAGTAAGGGAAAGAAAA GTGAGTCCAGGGGGCTGAAAGAGAAGAAGGTGGCTAAAACTCGGTCTAAAGTGAAGAGCTCCGATGAAGATGGCAGTCCGAAGAGTGCACAGAAGAAAGTCAAACTTCTCCAGCC GGGGGAGTTCACTGCTCCAGCTGCTAACTTTGGGAACGTGCATCCCTCTGACGTGCTGGACATGCCAGTGGACCCCAATGAGCCCACCTACTGCCTGTGTCACCAGGTGTCCTATGGAGAGATGATTGGCTGTGACAACACAGAT TGTTCCATCGAGTGGTTCCACTTTGCCTGCGTGGGCCTGACGACGAAACCAAGAGGGAAATG GTATTGTCCACGCTGCTCtcaagacagaaagagaaagtaa